In a single window of the Planctomycetia bacterium genome:
- a CDS encoding radical SAM protein yields MPDAKKTSLPVAYQSHGRAWHDLIYCYPVVSRRSGGLSIGINLNPDKACNFDCIYCQVDRTTPGTAKKVDLAVVATELDRLLDAALDGSLWVESPFDSVTEANRRVCDIAFSGDGEPTTYPEFAEAVQLAAVARKRRNLSDTKLVLITDACYLNKPNVRRGLSILDENNGEIWAKLDAGTQAYYELVNRPNFPLSHVMKNITEVAQERAVVIQSLWMRVHDEPPPSVELLAYCERLNEVLAAGGKLKLIQLYTIARKTTEAYAKPLEDAELDAIARVVRERVKCPIETYYGVAG; encoded by the coding sequence ATGCCGGATGCGAAAAAAACCAGTTTGCCTGTTGCCTATCAGTCGCATGGCCGAGCCTGGCATGATCTGATTTACTGCTATCCGGTTGTCTCGCGGCGCAGCGGCGGCCTTTCCATCGGCATCAACCTAAACCCTGACAAGGCCTGCAATTTCGATTGCATCTACTGCCAGGTGGACCGCACAACGCCGGGAACGGCGAAAAAGGTCGATCTGGCCGTCGTGGCGACCGAACTCGACCGGCTTCTCGATGCGGCCCTCGATGGGAGTCTTTGGGTCGAGTCGCCCTTCGACAGTGTGACCGAGGCGAACCGCCGAGTCTGTGACATTGCTTTCAGCGGCGATGGCGAGCCCACGACGTATCCAGAATTCGCCGAGGCAGTTCAACTGGCCGCGGTTGCGCGGAAGCGGAGGAACCTCAGCGACACCAAGCTCGTGCTCATCACTGACGCATGCTATCTCAACAAGCCCAACGTCCGGCGGGGCCTTTCTATTCTCGATGAGAACAATGGTGAGATTTGGGCAAAACTCGACGCCGGGACGCAGGCCTACTACGAACTGGTGAATCGCCCGAACTTTCCGTTGTCCCATGTGATGAAGAACATCACCGAGGTCGCGCAGGAAAGAGCCGTCGTGATCCAATCCTTATGGATGCGCGTTCACGACGAGCCGCCGCCTTCAGTGGAACTGCTGGCATACTGCGAGCGCTTAAACGAAGTTCTTGCGGCCGGCGGCAAGCTTAAGTTGATCCAGCTTTACACCATCGCACGAAAAACCACGGAGGCCTATGCCAAGCCCCTGGAAGACGCCGAGCTGGACGCAATCGCCCGAGTCGTTCGAGAGCGGGTGAAGTGCCCGATCGAGACTTACTACGGCGTGGCGGGCTAG